In a genomic window of Littorina saxatilis isolate snail1 linkage group LG6, US_GU_Lsax_2.0, whole genome shotgun sequence:
- the LOC138969597 gene encoding uncharacterized protein has translation MSEDHSSNRSRTSATSSFAARKRAKAEAARARLQFARIEFDIMRERAKNERIKSECDAHLKLLEEEKEAAAAEAEANALEDENSIGNLSHARSISPTLKLPAENAEEKTRKYVASLYSQHNTEVDVSDHQNAAAGTGAQFDFAKFLLKKDLLLSRLTVFNEQPESFEVWRNSFSSVMKDLDLTPQEELDLLVKNLGPESSKYAYSLRSSNPANPQRALQLLWERLDDRYGSPEQVESCLKTKLERFPQLTSLNKDSRKLYELCDILDEIQCAKENPKLSLLFALYDSSAGVNSIVCKLPHAIRQKWITQASNYKQQHGVPFPPFTFLVEFLRNVSKVYNDPAFRFAAEPDKRGHDQRERTRHDVFNRKSTIDDNGDSADESSVKCPIHKTQHSLTECKAFRAKSWQERKTFLKDNNICYKCLSSNTHIASKCSAVVKCGKCDKGHLTAMHREPARPQAPSSEYGGEGQREEVVKSKCTRLCGDNSGSRSCGKVILVHVFPEGQPERSQEVYAIIDDQSNRSLAAPSLFNQQQVSSQEVLYTLSSCAGQSTISGRRADRLCVQSHDGRKTMRLPPLLECANIPNDRTEIPTPEVAQHHPHLRNIAHNIPQIHGRAPIALLIGRDLPEAHHVTEQVTGPPMSPFAQHLPLGWVIVGDVCLNRMHKPSSPSAVRVDKTSVTSDRETIFEPCTNDFKVTEADCLGDTVFQRTKEDDKIGLSVEDKRFLDLMDQQFQKNDSGRWSAPLPFRSSRSIPMNNRSQAVSRAHALDISLKKDPVKKEHSSEEDVKNFVSRDFYIDDGVTSLPQKEQAVSLIKRTQADLMEKGKIRLHKYASNDRDFLQDLSADDLCAELHYVDLSDRTAPLPVHSCLGLPYLDEEGLLRVGGRLCNAKETMGLASVHPVILPKNHHVSTLLVRHYHKKVKHKGRHFTEGALRSNGFWIIGAKRLVQSIIQQCFLCKRTSRKAILFFSRMQRLTEITGQLVW, from the coding sequence ATGTCAGAGGATCATTCGTCAAACAGAAGCCGCACCTCGGCCACAAGCAGCTTTGCAGCGCGTAAGCGTGCCAAGGCAGAGGCCGCACGTGCACGACTCCAATTCGCACGCATAGAATTTGACATTATGAGAGAAAGAGCAAAGAATGAACGCATTAAAAGCGAATGCGACGCACACTTGAAGCTCCtcgaagaagagaaagaagcagcAGCTGCTGAAGCAGAAGCAAACGCTTTAGAAGATGAGAATAGCATTGGCAATCTATCGCATGCAAGAAGTATCTCTCCTACTTTGAAACTGCCTGCTGAGAATGCTGAggagaaaacaagaaagtatGTGGCTAGCCTCTACAGCCAACACAACACTGAAGTTGATGTGTCTGATCATCAGAATGCAGCAGCAGGGACTGGCGCGCAGTTTGACTTTGCCAAGTTCCTACTGAAGAAGGACCTACTTCTCTCCAGGTTGACAGTCttcaatgaacagcctgagtcCTTTGAAGTTTGGCGCAATAGTTTTTCCAGTGTCATGAAAGACTTGGATCTTACGCCGCAAGAAGAACTGGACTTGCTGGTTAAAAACTTAGGACCTGAGTCAAGCAAGTACGCGTACAGCCTGCGTTCTTCAAATCCTGCGAATCCTCAGCGAGCGCTGCAACTCCTGTGGGAACGTCTGGATGACCGCTACGGTTCGCCGGAACAAGTGGAATCATGCTTGAAGACAAAACTAGAGCGTTTCCCTCAACTGACGTCACTGAACAAAGACAGTAGGAAACTCTACGAACTTTGCGACATTCTTGATGAAATTCAGTGTGCCAAGGAGAATCCTAAGCTGTCGTTGCTGTTTGCGCTGTATGATTCTTCAGCAGGGGTGAACTCTATTGTTTGCAAACTACCCCATGCCATCAGGCAGAAGTGGATCACACAGGCCTCCAACTACAAGCAGCAGCATGGAGTTCCATTCCCTCCCTTCACTTTCCTTGTAGAGTTTCTGAGGAATGTGAGCAAAGTGTACAATGACCCAGCTTTTCGCTTTGCTGCTGAGCCTGACAAAAGAGGTCACGATCAACGGGAACGAACACGTCACGATGTTTTCAATCGAAAGTCGACCATTGATGACAATGGAGATAGTGCTGATGAATCATCCGTCAAGTGCCCCATACACAAGACGCAACACTCTCTGACAGAGTGTAAAGCTTTCAGAGCCAAATCTTGGCAGGAGCGAAAGACTTTCCTCAAAGACAATAACATTTGTTACAAGTGCTTgtcgtcgaacacacacatagcaAGCAAATGCTCAGCAGTCGTCAAGTGTGGCAAATGCGACAAAGGCCATTTGACAGCAATGCACCGTGAGCCTGCGCGACCCCAAGCCCCTTCTTCGGAGTACGGCGGGGAGGGCCAGAGAGAGGAGGTCGTCAAGTCCAAGTGCACACGGCTGTGTGGAGATAACAGTGGCAGCAGGTCCTGTGGCAAGGTTATCTTAGTCCATGTGTTTCCAGAAGGCCAACCAGAGAGAAGCCAGGAAGTTTACGCAATCATCGATGACCAGAGCAATAGGTCACTGGCTGCCCCATCTTTGTTCAACCAGCAACAGGTATCATCACAAGAAGTCTTGTACACCTTGTCTTCGTGTGCAGGACAAAGCACCATCAGTGGGCGTCGTGCAGACAGATTGTGCGTCCAGTCCCATGACGGAAGAAAGACTATGAGGTTACCTCCCCTGCTTGAATGTGCAAACATCCCAAATGACAGAACAGAAATCCCCACACCAGAAGTAGCTCAGCATCACCCCCATCTCCGAAACATTGCCCACAACATTCCACAGATTCACGGCAGAGCTCCCATTGCCTTGCTTATTGGGCGTGACTTGCCAGAAGCGCATCATGTGACGGAACAAGTGACTGGTCCCCCTATGTCTCCCTTCGCTCAGCACCTGCCTCTTGGTTGGGTGATAGTCGGAGACGTCTGCTTGAATCGGATGCACAAACCATCATCACCTTCAGCTGTTCGTGTGGACAAAACCTCAGTCACATCTGACCGAGAGACCATCTTCGAGCCGTGCACGAACGACTTCAAGGTCACAGAGGCTGACTGCCTTGGTGATACGGTCTTCCAGAGAACCAAGGAGGATGACAAGATTGGACTGTCTGTCGAGGACAAGCGTTTCCTAGACTTGATGGATCAGCAGTTTCAGAAGAATGACAGTGGTCGATGGTCAGCACCCCTGCCATTCAGATCATCAAGATCCATCCCCATGAACAACCGTTCACAAGCCGTCAGTCGTGCCCATGCTCTCGACATATCTCTGAAGAAGGATCCAGTGAAGAAAGAACACTCCAGTGAAGAAGATGTGAAGAACTTTGTCTCTCGTGACTTCTACATCGACGACGGGGTAACTTCGCTGCCCCAGAAAGAACAAGCTGTCAGTCTCATCAAGCGCACCCAAGCCGATCTGATGGAAAAAGGCAAAATCAGACTTCACAAGTACGCCTCGAACGACCGAGACTTTCTGCAAGACCTGTCTGCTGACGATCTCTGCGCAGAGCTACACTACGTGGACCTCTCAGATCGTACAGCCCCCCTCCCTGTACACAGCTGTCTAGGTCTACCCTACCTGGACGAGGAAGGTCTGCTTCGTGTTGGAGGCAGGCTCTGCAATGCTAAAGAGACCATGGGGCTAGCCAGTGTGCACCCTGTGATACTTCCCAAGAACCACCACGTGTCAACTCTGCTAGTTCGACACTACCACAAGAAAGTGAAGCACAAAGGTCGGCATTTCACGGAAGGAGCACTTCGATCTAACGGCTTCTGGATCATCGGTGCAAAGCGGCTTGTGCAGTCCATAATCCAGCAGTGCTTCTTGTGCAAAAGAACATCGAGGAAGGCGATCTTGTTCTTCTCAAGGATGCAGAGACTCACAGAAATTACTGGCCAGTTGGTTTGGTGA